AGATCTTATCATCCGCTTCTGAACCGATTCTGAACAATATTAAAATTTTATTTATTCACAATTGGAACTTGGTAGAGAAAAAAGAGCACTTAGCCAGTTAGGGCTAAGCACTCTAAAATTTTTATAAACATTGATGTAGAGACCGTATCAGGAAGTTGTAGGCTCCCATTGAAAGGTAGCTGCTGACTTGGATGGAAGGGTTGATTTGAAAACGTGATTTCCCTGCCGAACCTTAAAGGTCTTGGTGTTCTCTCCCGTATTGGCGGCAATCAGGACCAGCGTACCATCGGGGTTACGATAAGCGACTGTTTCGATACTTCCACTATAGTGGGTAGAATCAATACGTACCGCACCTGGACGAACAAATTTGCTGGCATGTCCAATCGCATAGTATTCTACATTTTTTGTAACGGCACCGCTTAACGGGTCGATGGTCACTACACCTCTGCAGTTGGTACATCCACCATTGGCCGGACCGCCGGATGGATCAAGTGCAATATTCCAAAAGAGGACGTTTTGCGACCAGTTTCGAGGTGCACCAATAATCAGCTTGGACATATCCCAGCTTAAATCATCTCCAAAGCCTGAGCTCCATGCTCCTCCGCTGCATTCTGTCATATAAACAGGCTTATCCGGAAAAGCATCGTGCACGTCTGTCATCGCTGTCGGCTCTCCTTGGTAGCAATGAAAGGCTGTTCCGTGCGTATAGCTTCGAGCCTGTTCGTCTCCCAGCACGGTCTTGGCATATTCACTCCCTGTATCCCAGTTATGGTCAAAGGCAATAATGTGGGTAGACAAATCGTTTCGACTTAAAGCAGGGCCTAAGTATTGCTTGATAAATTTCGCCTGCTCCACTGCTCCCATACTCATGCTGGGATACTTGGACGTGGTGAATTCCGGTTCATTTTGAATGGAAATCGCCTGAATTGGGACTCCCTCGTTCGCAAAGGCTTGTATATAACGAACAAAATAGTCAGCATACGCCTGATAGACACGCGGATCGGTATAGTCCAAATACCAGCCGTTATATATCTGCTCACCATATTTCATCCAGGGCGGGGCCGTCCAAGGAGTCCCCATAATCCGTAGATCCTGGTTTCTTCTCAGAATTTGCTTCAGCACATCGATCACATCCCGATCCTTGGCAATGGAAAAATGATTTAGCTCATAGTCCTTGCCGGTTGCCACATCATCGTAAGTATAGCTGCTAGGTTGTCCCTGTTCATCCACTGAATAATCTGATGCTCCTATGGTATGGCGAATATAGCTTAATTGAATGCCGCCAGCTGTAAACAAATCATTGAGCAACTGGTCACGCTGATTGGCAGACATGCCATGATTCATCAGATATGCGGACGAACCGGACACGGCTGCACCAAACCCTTCTATCGTCTGGTAACGAATATTGGGTCTAATCTCAACCGTCAGTGTATCCGCACTCGCTGCAGCTTCGTTACTGTCGTCTATTCTCCATGGAATTGGGGCTTGCTGTGTTAGACGATTCGCGGGGTCCGGTGTGGTTAGCCACATACTGACATTCTTTTCGCCTGCCGTGTTCACACCATTCTGCATAGCCAGACTGACCAGAATAGCACCAATCAAGATGATAGCTGCAACTATAAGCAG
This window of the Paenibacillus polymyxa genome carries:
- a CDS encoding glycoside hydrolase family 30 protein; its protein translation is MKKLQKQRRSDFLLLIVAAIILIGAILVSLAMQNGVNTAGEKNVSMWLTTPDPANRLTQQAPIPWRIDDSNEAAASADTLTVEIRPNIRYQTIEGFGAAVSGSSAYLMNHGMSANQRDQLLNDLFTAGGIQLSYIRHTIGASDYSVDEQGQPSSYTYDDVATGKDYELNHFSIAKDRDVIDVLKQILRRNQDLRIMGTPWTAPPWMKYGEQIYNGWYLDYTDPRVYQAYADYFVRYIQAFANEGVPIQAISIQNEPEFTTSKYPSMSMGAVEQAKFIKQYLGPALSRNDLSTHIIAFDHNWDTGSEYAKTVLGDEQARSYTHGTAFHCYQGEPTAMTDVHDAFPDKPVYMTECSGGAWSSGFGDDLSWDMSKLIIGAPRNWSQNVLFWNIALDPSGGPANGGCTNCRGVVTIDPLSGAVTKNVEYYAIGHASKFVRPGAVRIDSTHYSGSIETVAYRNPDGTLVLIAANTGENTKTFKVRQGNHVFKSTLPSKSAATFQWEPTTS